A single region of the Ornithorhynchus anatinus isolate Pmale09 chromosome 13, mOrnAna1.pri.v4, whole genome shotgun sequence genome encodes:
- the RPP38 gene encoding ribonuclease P protein subunit p38, whose product MAPPGRKLPGGGRGGKTAPAVQPVATGGVRKAKPSAVKTSLDNPYVVSWGLLAGEDTRFVLQTLEAGLRHVGLRKVEDPKRRGRRRRPARAGGPGAEGPGEAPPAEDPPGTGWTPPGVRRQLAIGVNEVTRALERDQLALVLACGSARPALVTSHLIHLGASRTVPACQVPRLSETVAPVLGLGCVLALGFKRDAASFAEEVEAIVPRVPRPRVPWLPEPDGGAAPAGGPPGTPEEEGEGEAADAPPGGPARRKRKREGEPGGHAEVALQPLRIKKLIPNPNKRRKPPKGKKGTKK is encoded by the exons ATGGCGCCACcggggaggaag CTTCCGGGCGGAGGAAGAGGCGGGAAGACGGCGCCGGCGGTTCAGCCCGTGGCGACCGGGGGCGTCCGCAAAGCGAAGCCCTCCGCCGTGAAGACCTCCCTCGATAACCCCTACGTGGTCTCCTGGGGCCTTCTGGCCGGGGAGGACACGCGCTTCGTCCTGCAGACGCTCGAGGCCGGGCTGAGGCACGTCGGCCTCCGCAAGGTGGAGGATCCGAAGagacgggggcggcggcggcggccggcgcgggccggggggccgggcgccgAGGGGCCCGGCGAGGCTCCCCCGGCGGAGGACCCGCCGGGGACCGGGTGGACCCCCCCGGGCGTCCGGAGGCAGCTCGCCATCGGGGTGAACGAGGTGACGCGGGCCCTGGAGAGAGACCAGCTGGCCCTGGTGCTGGCCTGCGGGTCCGCCCGGCCCGCCCTCGTCACCTCGCACCTCATCCACCTCGGCGCCAGCCGCACCGTCCCCGCCTGCCAGGTGCCCCGCCTCAGCGAGACCGTCGCCCCCGTCCTCGGCCTCGGGTGCGTCCTGGCCCTGGGATTCAAGAGGGACGCCGCCTCGTTCGCCGAGGAAGTCGAGGCCATCGTTCCCAGGGTCCCCCGCCCGCGGGTGCCCTGGCTCCCGGAGCCGGACGGCGGGGCGGCTCCGGCGGGCGGTCCCCCGGGGacgccggaggaggagggggagggggaggccgccgACGCCCCGCCCGGGGGGCCGGCCCGGCGGAAGCGGAAGCGGGAGGGCGAGCCCGGCGGGCACGCCGAGGTCGCCCTGCAGCCCCTGAGGATCAAGAAGTTGATCCCCAATCCCAATAAGAGAAGGAAACCACCCAAAGGTAAAAAAGGGACAAAGAAATGA